In the genome of Leptospiraceae bacterium, the window CCTTTATATCTTTATTTCTGGTCGCTATGAGTTTCGCAACAAAGGAATTGACATGTTCATTGATGCTCTACCGATTCTCAATGAGAAAATTCAAAAGAATCAATTGTCTGTTACAGTGGTTGCTTTCATTATTACCAAGGCTGCGACCTTGGGTTATCGCTATGAAGTTTTACAGAATCGGTTTATCTTCGAAGAACTACAAAATGCCACAATGAGAATCTCTCAAAATATTCCTCAAAGACTTCTACAGCAACTTGTGGAAGCTCCTAACATACAACCCCAACAACTACTCACGGAGTCAGAATTAGTTTATCTCAAAAGAATTTATTACTCATGGAAAAGAAAAGGACTTCCTTCAGTTGTAACACACGAAATGGTGCATCCAAACGATATCATCCTCAATTACATTTACAAAAATCAATTATTCAATCAAAAAGAATTAGCAGTGAAGGTAGTATATCATCCTGATTTTATCTCTGAATTTGGATCCATCATCAAAATTGATTATATGGATTTTATCCGAGGAACTCATTTAGGAGTGTTTCCAAGTTATTATGAACCTTGGGGATATACACCGATGGAATGCACTGCCGCAGGGATTCCTTCTATTTCATCCGATTGGACTGGCTTTTCTTCGTTTTTGCAGGAACAACTACCCAATCATGATGAGTATGGGATTTTTATCTTGCCAAGAAAAAGTCTTTCTTATTGGGATAGCGTTCATTTGTTAGCTGACAAAATCTATTCTGTGATTTCGATGAGTAGACGCGAACGAATAGAACTTCGCAACAAAGTAGAAAGTGTTAGTAGCATTTTCGATTGGAGTAATTTAATTAAATACTACCTACAAGCATATAAACTTGCTTTGTCGAAGTGAAGGATGAAATGTGATTGTTTTAGATAAAATAGAAATCGGAGAACAACGAGTTATAAACAATCGTAATTAGATTTCTTTTCGTTGGATTTTGGCTCCTAAGGCTTGGAGGCGTTTTTCGATTCGACTGAAACCTCGATCAATCTGGTGAACATTTTGAATGATGGATTCTCCATCAGCACATAAAGTAGCAATCAGCATAGCCATGCCAGCTCGAATATCTGGGGATGATACAATACTTCCTTGCAGGGGAGTAGGTCCAATCACGACTGCTCGATGTGGATCGCACAACACAATCCTTGCTCCCATGGAAATCAACCTGTCAGTAAAGAAAAGCCGGGATTCAAAGAGTTTTTCGTGAATCAAAATCGTTCCTTCGCACTGGGTAGCAGTAACCAACGCCACAGAAGTCATATCAGCAGGAAATCCTGGCCATGGTGCTGACTCTATTTTGGGGATGGCACCACCAATGTCCATTTCAATCTTCAATGTTTGATCAGGAGGCACAATCAAAATCTCCTGGTTTTGACGTTTTTCCGAACGGGTCAAGATACCTAAGCGAGAAAACATCATGCGAATCATTCGTAAGTTAGCTAAGTCTGGGTCTTCAATGATGAGTTCTCCTTTGGTAACCGCCGCAAGTGAGATCAGACTTCCCACTTCCAAATAATCGGGTCCGATCTTATGGTGCGTTCCCCTTAGTTTTGATACTCCTGTAATTTTGAGGATGTTGGATCCTATTCCTTCAATCTTCGCTCCCATTGAATTCAAAAAGTGGCATAGGTTTTGTACGTGAGGTTCGGATGCTGCGTTTCGTATAATGGTTTCTCCTTCCGCAAATACTGCTGCACATATAGCATTTTCTGTTGCTGTGACGGAAGCTTCATCCAGTAGAATGTCAGCTCCGCGTAATTTTTCGGCTTTGATTTCGAAGCCATCGGGAAAGATCTTTACTTCAGCACCCAAGGCACGAAAAGCTAAGATGTGGGTATCAAGACGTCTTCTTCCGATACGGTCACCTCCGGGTCTGGGTAAAAACACTTCTCTGTTTCGAGCAAGAAGTGGTCCAGCTAAGGTCACGGAACCTCTGAGTAAAGAACTCAAATCTTTGGGGATTTCGCTTTTGATGTTTCCATCAGCTCTTATCATTACTTTTGATGTATCTTCAGGATCTAAGAATGAAACTTCTAAACCAATATTTCGCAAGATGGCTATCATTTGACGAACATCTTCTATGTCAGGCAGGTTTTCAATATAGACGGGTTCATTCGTCAAAATGGATGCGGCTAAGATGGGCAGAGCTTCGTTTTTGTTTCCTTGCGGTTTGAAGATCCCTGAGATAGGATTTCCACCTTTGACTACAAAGATTTCATTTTTTGCCATTGCCATAGATTATGAGTAAAAAAAAGAAGGAGTTATTCAAGTAAAGATTAACTTAATGTGATTTCGTCCAACGTTAGAACTAAGTTTTTGAATTGATTTTGGCGATGGGCCTCATAAATCAAGATAGAAACTGCGTTTGCTAAATTTAACGAACGGCATCGCTTCGAAACCGGAATCCGAAGTAGGTTTTCAGGGCATTCCTCTCTGATTTTTTTGTGTAAGAATTCAGGCAGTCCTTCGGTTTCACTTCCAAAAACAAAAATTTGATCTTCTTTGTAAGAGAAATCTGTATAGACTCTTTTTCCAAAACGTGATAAAAAAGCTATATCCTTGAGGGACTTTTGATTTTGTTTTAAGTACTCTTCGAAGTGGAACCAGTCTTCATACATTGTGATGGAAACTTCTTTGTAGTAGTCCAATCCAGCCCTACGCAATGAAGCATCATCCATTGAAAACGCTGGTTTTCCTACGATGCTTAGACTGGCATTTGTACAAGCACAAAGACGAATGATATTTCCTGTATTTTGAGGTATCTTTGGCTCATACAAAACAATTTCCATGTGAACAAAAAATAGGATTTTGCTATCAAAGAAAGAAAAAAAAGATGGTAAGGAATTCATGTATTTTTTGGTTAGACAACTACTTTTTCAAAAAGATCCAGAACAAGCTCACGATTATGTTGTTTCAATCTTGAAGAAACAAAAAAATGTAACACAAAAATTTTCGTTTTTGTTTCGACATTCTTCGGAAAATCTAAAAAGAACTGTTTGGGGTATGGAGTTTCCTAATCCTTTGGGATTAGCTGGCGGTTTTGATAAAACAGGAGAACTTTACGAGGTTCTATCTTATCTGGGATTTGGTTTTATTGAATGTGGAACTTTTACCCCCCTTCCTCAAGAAGGAAATCCCAAGCCGAGATTGTTTCGTTATCCCAAGTATGGTGCGATTGTAAATCGCATGGGATTTAATAATCCTGGTGTTGATGCAGCAAGCAGAACTTTTCAGCTCCAACGAAAAACCATCCCTCGAGGAATAAGCATCGGAAAAAACAAAACCACTCCCAATGAAAGGGCGATGGAAGATTACCTTTTGGCATTTGAAAAACTTCACCCTTTTGCCGATTATATTGCTATCAACGTTAGTTCTCCAAACACGCCACAACTAAGAGACCTTCAACAATCCAAAGAATTACTGGATTTCGTTAAGTTGCTAAAAGACAAGTCGAAAACCCAAAAACAAGTTCCTATTTTGATCAAGCTATCGCCCGATCTTGATAATAAAATGTTTTTTTCTTTATTGGAAGTGTATCTTGATGCAGGAGTTGATGGTATCATACTTACAAACACAACAACGAGAAAATTCAATCAATATCAGATTCACGAGGAGGGAGGGATTTCGGGACTGCCATTAAAAATTATCGCTACAGACATGATCAAAAAAGCCTATAAGTTTACTTCTGGGAAGATTCCCATTATTGGAGTTGGGGGTATTTTTGATGGAAAGGATGCTTTAGAAAAAATCATGGCGGGAGCAAGCTTGATTCAAATCTATACGGGCTTGGTCTATCGAGGACCTTTTCTCCCAAAAAAAATCTTGAGCTTTTTAGACAACTTTCTTGAAAAAGAAAATACCACGTTAAACGAAATTACAGGAATCAACGCAAAGTAGTTTGTTTTAGTATCGTTTTCTTCGTAGCTCAAAGAGCCAGACAATCCCTACCGACACCCCATAAAGAAGAAGCAAAGGGAAAGCCATCACAAACATACTGAAAGGATCCGGCGGTGTGATGAATGCTGAGAAGAAAAAGATGGAAACCACAATAAATTTCCAAGCCTTTTTATGCCATTCCAAAGTTAAAATCTCCAGAAAACCCAAAAGAATCACAACTAAGGGGAGTTGAAAAGTAGCACCAGTCCCAATTAACAGAAAAAACAAAAAACTATAGTATTTTTCAATTGAGGTTTGAGGTACCGTCTCTGCGGGAAGAAAAAGTTGGAACATCATCCTAAGGCTCAACGGGAATAAGTACTTCCAGGCAAACCAAACCCCCAACCAAAAAAGAAAAGCCGAAGAAATCACAACCGTATAACCGATGGTTGCAGCTCTTTGTGAAACAGCAGGTGTAATAAAACCCCACATGATTGCGAGACTAATGGGAAGGGCAATGATAAAACCCAAAATCAAAGACAATTTAAAATAAATTTCCAGTGGACCATAGACGGTTCCTAAGATAAGGGGTTCATTCGAATATTCTCTATAAGGTTGAACCAAAATAGAATGAATATAAGGACTAAAAATACCAACAAAGATAGATGCCGCTAACCAAACCCCAATGATAGCAAAAATCCGTTTTCGTAGTTCTTCTAAGTGATCCCCGATCGTCATGTATTTCTCTCGGGGATCAAGGATTTCTTCTTCGTCTTGAGATTCTTGGTCCTTTTCTTCGGGTATTACCTTTGTTGCTTTTTGAGTTTTGACAACTTTTCTTTTTGATTTTTTATTCATTGGATCTCATCTTGAGGTTTCAGTGAAATTACGCTTTTTTCTTGCGTTGAACGGTTTTTTTTGCTTTAGGAGTTTGTGGTTCTTCTTCGTAAGTGAGTTGTTGGGGAGAGTTGTTGGGTTCTTCGGTACTACTGATACTTTTTCGGAATTCTTTGATACCTAATCCGATGTCTCTTGCTAATTGGGGGATTTTTCTACCGCCAAAGATAAGTAGAACAATAATTAGTATGATGATTAGTTCAGTGCCACCTATACTTCCGATAAATAACAAAGTTTTCATAACAACCATGATATTTTTTTTTTTATAACTATCAAGAACTAAAAAAAGTTTCTTTTTCATATTAGACCAAATACTTTGTATTATGGCTATCTTGAAAAAAGACAAAGAAGAGTTTAAAGAAAGCTCAAAGAAATACAAAGAGAAGATTTCAGAGATAGACAAAGAAAAGAAGATGCTGCAATCGATGTTGAAAAAAAATGCTGAGTTGGATCCTTATATAAAAATCAAAATAGCAGTCTTGGGTATCCAAAAAGCTTCCATCAATGCAGAAATATCAATTCTATCACAAGTCATTCAAAACATACGTGGGGATGATTATATTTCAAATGCGAGAAAGGAAATCTATGGGATTTTAATGGATTTTCTTGCTGAAAAAGACATTGATTTTGATTCAGGGTTTACTGATAATCAAGAATTTTTACAAAAAATTTCTGAAATGAATCCTCTGCAAAGATATCATTTCCTCAAAGCTCTTTATGAAATTACTAACAAGATTTATGAATTAGAGTTGAATGGAAAATACCGTTGGTCATTTCCGGAAATTTATCAGAAATTGTCATTGGTAATTTTTAAATTTTTGGACTTCAAACTATATGAAAGAGCAAAAAATCCCGATGTTCCCTATCATGATGCTATTCATTCTCACATGGAACTTTTAATTGATGTTTTGCAAAAATCTGCTTTTGAATACCGATCGAAATATGAGCTTGTTGCTCAAGATTTGGACTCCTTACAAAATTTAAGAAAAATCTTGGAACTTCTTAAGAAAATTTATAATTTTATCGGCGACAAAGCAGAAGAACAACGAACAGGATATGCACTCGAATCCACAATAGAGAAAATTGAATCTATCTTACAGAAAGATAAGAAAACAAAAGAGAAAAAAAAGTAATTGCTTTAAACTCAAATTAAATTTAAATGAATAAATATCACTTCTTTTTGTTTATGTTGAGGTAAAGTATGGCAGTAAAAGAAATCACGGATAATAACTTCACTCAAGAGACATCTAATGGGATTGTGATTGTGGATTTTTGGGCTGAATGGTGTGGACCTTGTAGGATTGTCTCTCCTATCTTAGAAGAATTATCTCGAGAACTAACAAATATGCAATTCAAAAAAATCAATGTTGATGAAAATCCTTATGTGGCTCAAAGTTTGGGAATTACTGCAATCCCAACGATAGTTATATACAAAGACGGAAGGCTAGTTGATCGCATCATAGGAGCTCTTCCTAAGGAACAAATAAAAAGAATTTTACTTAGGCACGTATAACTCACCAATAGCGCTTCATAAGGAAGCGCTGTACTTCTAAAAATCAAACAATCTTAATTCGAGTTTATGTTTGTGGTTGAGAACCTCGTTAGTTTCAACTTCCACTTGAAGTCCTCGCAGTAGTAGTATTACATCAAGTTCTTTCAAATCTACTTGATGTCTATGCCCAAAGGTTTCACTTGTCTCGAAGCTTCTTTTCCCTTGTAGAAGTTCTTCTTTGGTAATCAACACTTCATGCGTATGATCGTTGGAAGGAAATACAATTGCTTGAACCAAAGGGAAGCTTTGATTTTCAGATGCACAAGAAGAAAAACTCATAATGACTAAGAAAAATATTCCTGAAAATGGGAATCTTGTCATATTTAAAATAAATTGATGATGTTTAAAAACTTCAACAAAAAATATTTGATTCTTTAATAAATTCTTTTTTAATGTGCTTATAATTATGGCAGAGATTGAAACTCTAAAAGATATTCAAACAAAGATAAAAGATGCAAAAAGCGGTTTGGAAAAAGCCTTACGTATAGAATTGCCAAGAGGTGGATATCTTGTCCAAACATCTGTCGGATACATTCAAATTGGGATACCACCCGAAACTATTAAAGATACCATGATGCTTCCTCTGGGGACACCTCAAATTTTCGTCATAGCAGATCAAATGTTTCATGTTGAAAAAGGAATTTCCCTTGCGGAATTAGAATTCCCTATTTATTACAATCATTTCCTTCGACAAAAAAAGACCTATATCATTGGAACTGCGGATCAATGCAGACGACTCAAAATTGCCCTTTCTGAGTCTTTATTCGGACCAGAGAAACTCAATATTGAAGCTGAGTACATTGATGGTGCAAATAATAAGTTTTTCCCCAACCTCAAGGCAGAAATAGATTACTTTCGTGGGAATAGAAAATTCGAAGATTTAGTGAAATTTTTAGTCTTTAAAAAAGAAAACAACTATACGGTTCGATTAAATAAAGTCTATATCAAATTAGAACAGGACTATTTTCTTATAAGTGATAAAGAATGGGGTGAAGACACGGAAGTTCCAAAAAAGATAACTTACTCAATATTATATGATGTAGGAACGCCGTCGGAAGGTCCTTATGAACCTCCCATCTTTGGTATCACTTGTCTTGGTCCTAGTCATGGTTTTGATCCTGAAGCGAATACCTCAGGTTTTATCATCTGGCTAAACCACAAAGGCATAATGGTAGATCCACCAGTTAATTCTACTGAGTGGCTTCGAAAATCCAATGTAAACCCAAAACTGATTGATACCATTATTCTAACTCATTGTCATGCAGATCACGACGCGGGAACTTTTCAGAAAATCTTAGAAGAAGGAAAAATCACAATCTATACAACCTCAACTATCTTGGATTCATTTTTAAGAAAATATTCTGCCTTGACTAACATTGAAACAAGTAAACTTCTTGAGCTATTTAACTTTGTTCCTGTGATTATTGGAAAAACCTATAACATACATGATGCCTTGTTTTACTTTAAATATGCCTTCCATTCTATCCCCTCTTTGGGTTTTGGTTTTGAATTTCAGGGAAAGACTTTTTACTACACCTCAGATCATTTGAATACCTACCCCGAAGTGTACGACAAACTAAGAGATGAAGGTATCCTAACACCTGGACGTTGCGAAGAGTTAAAAAAATTTCCCTGGGAAACAGACATCATCTATCACGAAGCTGGTATTCCCCCCTTACATACAAGAATAGATTTTTTGAATAGCTTACCACCAGAAATCCAGAAAAAAATAACTGTTTATCACATAGCAAAAAAAGATTTTCCTATGAATACCCATCTAAGATATGCACAACAAGGTATCACCAATACTCATGTTATTGAAATCTCACCTCATAAATATCAAGAAACTTTACAGATTTTGGATGCGTTAACCAATATTTCCATCTTTAAAAATTTCCCCCTTATAAAAGCGAGAGAATTTTTGACAATTGTTGAAAAAGTAAAATTCGAAAGGGGTCAAAAAATAATTGAAAAGGGTAGTGAAGGGAATGAATTCTTTATCATTCTTTCGGGGTTTGTGAAAGTTGAAGGTATAGATCAAAGTCCCGTTGATGATGGAAATAAAAAGTTCGAGAAAGTTTATGGAACTTATGAATACTTTGGAGAAGCAGCATTAGTTTTGAATCAAAAACGTAGTGCAGATGTGGTTGCAGAAAGTGATGTAATTGCTCTAAAAATCACAAAAGACAAATTCTTATCTTTCATTCGTGATAGTGGTTTAGAAGAAAAATTCCAAAAACTAAACAAAACCCGAGCAACTGGGAGCTGGGAAGTTCTGATGAAAAGTAATGTATTTAAGCATTTGACATCTTCTCAAAAGACCCTCTTAGAATTCATATTAGAAGAAAAACAAAGTCTTCCTGGGCAATACCTCATACGAAGAGGACAAGTATTTGAGCATGTTTACATCATAAAGAAAGGGATAGTAAAAGTTATCGATGAAGACGGAAAAGAAAAAATGAAATTAGGAATTGGGGATTTCTGTGGTGAAATTTTTAATTTCTTACAGGAACTACCATCAAATTTCGATTTCGTTTCTGAAGAAGCTTGTGATCTTTATGCAATTTCTCGTAAAGATATGATGGAATATATCCAAGATAATCCTGGTGTCTATATGAGATTATACAAACTTTATAAAGAATGACGAGATATTGAAAATTTTTTTGCTTATTTTAAGCAGCTAAAATTCATTAAATAAAACATCATCGATATGCGTAAATGAGATTGGACATTCGACTGACTTTTCTTTGTGTATATCCAAAATCAAAAGGAAGTTGCTTGATTGGAGTTTTTTGATAATCTTGATACAAATCATTTTGAAATGGATTTATTGTTCCTTTCAAATTTGTAGGTTCTTTGTATTGCCCGAACAAATAGATGTTAGTGTAAAAATTTTTAATATACTCATAGGGAATGCCAGAATCATCTTGAATGATCATAGAGAAAGTTTCACGCAAATAAAAATTCACTTTACGATACGAAGGAAAGTGAAACAAATACACAGCTGATTTAAGGAATAGCCCCCTTTCAGGAAACGACAGAAAAAACTTAGAAATTTCCGAATCCATCTGAAAATCTTCTGGCTTTAGTTTTTGAGAAATATAATACAAAGTTCTTCTTCGAGATTGAGAATCAAAAGTATGATACACAATCATAGGAGTTTCACATTGATTCATCGAGAATTTTAAGCATTGTGATTTTACATCTTGGATTTTCCAATCGAAGTAGCCAATAAAAAAAAGAAATATAGGAAGGGTCCCAGAAAAAGAAATATTTTTTTGATTCTCCAAGTATTCCTTCATCACTCTTGAATATAAATACCCTGCTTGGGTTAGGTTGGCTAAAATTTGTTGAAGGGAAAATATCCCATATTTTAAATCTTTTTCTGAATATTGTCTTTGTAAAAGACCGGGATTTTCTAAAGAAACAAAAATATAATTCTCAGCCTCAGGATAAAAAATCACCAAATGAAAAACGTCGGACCCACTTAATAAATAGAAGGCATTAGGGATTTCTTTGGTTTTTTTGAGATGAACTTCATGCCATGTTCGGATAAGGGTTTCTCTTGATCTTAGGGTTTTTACGTAAAACTGAAGATTTCGTTGATACTCTTTGTACCAATCTTTTTGTGTGTAGGTTTGGAGTGATTCATCTAAAATCTCTGTTTTCGAAATCAAGAAGTTCTTTAGATTTTCCCAGTAGGGATCAACTACTATATCAGCAATTTCTTTTTTTTGGACTAATGCTATGGTAGGAAATTCTTCTTTCTTTTGAGGTTGAGAACAAGAAATCAAAATCAAAAAACTCAAAAAGAACCAGCGATAATTAACAGAAAACAGAAAGTTTAGAAAAGTTGTTATTTTTAAAAGTTTGATTTGTAAAACTTCAAGTCTATTGTTATCAAGATTTGTCTTTTCTTTTGCGATCAACATCATGATGGGGATTTTTTTAAAAGATTATCTCAATTTCTTCTTGTGGCGATTTTGACGGCGCTTTTTCTTTCTTTTGTGGGTTCGAATTTTTCTCCTTTTTCTTTTCTTACCCGATGGCATCTTCAGCTCCTAATTATTAAAGTCCAAAAATTCATTTTATAAAAGGATGTAAAGTAGGATTTTGTTTTATCTCTTTTATCAAGTTTTTGATATCTGACAAACGATCCTTTTTGGCTACGAAAAGAACCTTTTCTGTCTCTACAATCACTACATTTTCCATACCCAAGAAAGCTATGAACTTAGGTGTTTCCACAGAAACGATGTTATTATGAGAATCAAACATGAGGTGATGTGCTTTTTTTGGCAGTAAAAGAATATTTTGTTTATCGTCTGTTTTGTCTTTGTCATTTTGATAGATGCGTTCTAAAGAAAGCCAAGAACCAACATCATCCCAAACAAAACTTGACTCTACTACTGCCACATCTTTGGCTTTTTCCATGATAGCTATGTCAATTGGTAATTCCGGTATTGACTCAAAAGCCTTTTGTAATTTCGATGCTGATTTGTATCCTTCTCGTATTGGTTGAAGGATTTCTCCTGCATATTGTTCAAAAGCTTCGATGATTTTTTTCCCCTTCCAAATGAAAATTCCTGAGTTCCAATAAAATCCCTTTTTCACGTATTCTAAGGCTTTTGAGATTTCGGGTTTTTCATGAAATTTCGTTACATAATACCCAAGCTCCTGTATGGAATTCCCTTTTTGTATATAACCATAGCCAATTTCGGGTCTTGTTGGAATTATTCCACAGGTTACCAAATAATTTTGTTTAGCAAGTTCTATGGCTTTTTGGATGGTTTTTTTGAATTCATTTAAAGGATAGATGTAGTGATCGGCACTCAAAACAACATGCACTCTATCAGGATACTTTTCTTCTAAAATCAATGAAGATAATGCCACAATGGGAGCTGTGTTTTTCCCAAAAGGTTCTACAATAAATTGTTTATCTTTTAACCCCAATTCTTTTTGTATTGCTTTTTTGAGTTCTTTATTACAACCAATAAAAACAAGTTCTTTTTCCGTTAGTGAGTAAGCTCTTTGTAAGGTTTCTTCTAATAGGGTTTTGTGGGAGTATATTTTTTGTAATTGTTTCGGTTTGGACTCCGTGGATTTGGGCCAAAACCTTTCTCCTTTTCCCCCTGCCATGATGACAACTATCGGCAACTCAGATTTTGAGTTATGTTTCTTCATAGTATACCTCTTGAATTTGGGTTATGGTGGTGTTTTGTCGATAAATTGCTGTTCTTTTTTGGGTGTATTAGGAGGTTGCTTTTCTTGTTGTTTTTTGGTGATAACTTCACTCATGATTGAGGTAGTAGTGGATTCATTCCAAAATCCATCAGAAGGAAGAAACACAAATTGAGTTTGGTTTGATATTCTTTCAATTTTTAGATAGTCTTTGATCTCAGGATATTTTCTTATAAGTTCTGCAATCTGTTGTAGTTTTTCTTTCTCTAATTCGAATAGGATTCTTTGGGATTCCTTTTTGATTTTCGCTTCATCGATGATGGCACTACGTTCTAATTTCTTCTCTAAATAACGATTACTCTGTTGCAATATAAAGTTGTATTCTTCAATTCGAGGAACGTAAATGTCTTGGATAAAGACCTTTTTGAAGTAAATCCCATCTTGTTCAAATGCTCGATTAAGGAGTTCTAATAAGTTTTCATGGACGAAGGATTCGATAATATTCTCTCCATTGGGTATGTTCCTTTCAATGTCTAAATTTTCCTTCATGATGCGAAACCATAAATCTTGAATGCGAATCTTTAAATAAGAGTCTAAAGAATTCCAGTCTTTGTTTTCTAATTTTACAAACAAATCAGGAAGTTTATTGGGATCCAAATCATAGAGGTAATTCAAATCAATTTGAACAGAAAAAGAATCATCCAAGCCTAAGATTTCTTTCGGCGGTAAAGGATAAACAAAACGAAACTCTAGAACCTTAGATTTGACGTAAATGGGATGAAGGATGATTCGATTCGGAATGATCCTACGAAAAACAAATGAAAAACTTTCTGGTGGAATAATTTTACGTTCTATCCCCCAGATGGTATCTTCAATCAAGATTGCCTGTCCATAGCCCGTTTTAATAAAGGTTTGATGTCCAACAAAAATTGCTAATCCCAACAAAAAAAGCCAAAAAATCCTTAGTCTAAAAAAATTCATCCAACATGTTTTATTCTACAGAGATAGAAGAAGGTATGATAATAGTGGAAATGGCGTGTTTGTACAAAAGGCTTTTTTTCCCTTCACTTTCAATAACTAATGTAAAATTATCAAAACTAATGACTTTTCCTTTGAGGGGGACACCATTCATTAAATAAAAAGTCAACTCATCTCCTATTTCTTTTGCTTTGTTTAAAACGTAGTCTTGTATGTTGTTTTTTTCTGTTTTATCACTCATAATATTCCTTTTTTGAGTTTGGATTTAAACTGAAGAATTTTTTATCGTTTTGTAGTAGTCAATTCTCTTTTAGGAATTCAGCTCAATATACTTGAGGAATTCAATGGCTTGTTCATAGTTTACGTGTTTTAATGTATTTTCTTTTCGAAACCATGTGATTTGCTTTTTTCCATATCGTTTGTGGGCATGGTAGATCAGTTCTTGAATTATGGGATAAAATCTTTCCTCGTTAATTTCATGAGAGTACTTTTTGTAGAGCTCATAAGCTTCTTTGTAGCCGGGAGTATTGATGGCAGGAGCCTCTGGAAAGTTCTCAAAGAGTTCTAGTGCTTCTTTTATGAAGCCTTCATTGACCATTTTTTCTGCTCTTTGTTTTAGTCTTTGATGCCATTCTGAAGTATCGGGGAAGTAAATGATTCCTTCAAATTTCCATTGATTTTGATGGGATTGACTTTTTCTTTTTTGGTAATGTTGTTGAAGAGTCATGCCTGTTAGAAAATACAATTCCAAACTTCGTTGGATTCGATAATCATCGTTTTGATGGATTTTCCCTTCTCGAGGTATCTCAGAATTAGAAACAAACGATTCTGGATCAATTTTTTGTAAAAGATTTCGCTTTTCTTCAGGGGTGTAATTACTTAAATATTTTCGTATTTCGATTTTTTTTTCTTCGTCTTCATCGAGAAGAAACATACCCGTTCGAAGGGCTTTAAAATAAAATCCAGTTCCACCGCAAAGAAGAGGAATTCGATTTCTCATCCAGATTTGTGGTATCAATTCATGAGCTTTTTT includes:
- a CDS encoding cAMP/cGMP-dependent 3',5'-cyclic-AMP/GMP phosphodiesterase: MAEIETLKDIQTKIKDAKSGLEKALRIELPRGGYLVQTSVGYIQIGIPPETIKDTMMLPLGTPQIFVIADQMFHVEKGISLAELEFPIYYNHFLRQKKTYIIGTADQCRRLKIALSESLFGPEKLNIEAEYIDGANNKFFPNLKAEIDYFRGNRKFEDLVKFLVFKKENNYTVRLNKVYIKLEQDYFLISDKEWGEDTEVPKKITYSILYDVGTPSEGPYEPPIFGITCLGPSHGFDPEANTSGFIIWLNHKGIMVDPPVNSTEWLRKSNVNPKLIDTIILTHCHADHDAGTFQKILEEGKITIYTTSTILDSFLRKYSALTNIETSKLLELFNFVPVIIGKTYNIHDALFYFKYAFHSIPSLGFGFEFQGKTFYYTSDHLNTYPEVYDKLRDEGILTPGRCEELKKFPWETDIIYHEAGIPPLHTRIDFLNSLPPEIQKKITVYHIAKKDFPMNTHLRYAQQGITNTHVIEISPHKYQETLQILDALTNISIFKNFPLIKAREFLTIVEKVKFERGQKIIEKGSEGNEFFIILSGFVKVEGIDQSPVDDGNKKFEKVYGTYEYFGEAALVLNQKRSADVVAESDVIALKITKDKFLSFIRDSGLEEKFQKLNKTRATGSWEVLMKSNVFKHLTSSQKTLLEFILEEKQSLPGQYLIRRGQVFEHVYIIKKGIVKVIDEDGKEKMKLGIGDFCGEIFNFLQELPSNFDFVSEEACDLYAISRKDMMEYIQDNPGVYMRLYKLYKE
- a CDS encoding sugar phosphate nucleotidyltransferase, which translates into the protein MKKHNSKSELPIVVIMAGGKGERFWPKSTESKPKQLQKIYSHKTLLEETLQRAYSLTEKELVFIGCNKELKKAIQKELGLKDKQFIVEPFGKNTAPIVALSSLILEEKYPDRVHVVLSADHYIYPLNEFKKTIQKAIELAKQNYLVTCGIIPTRPEIGYGYIQKGNSIQELGYYVTKFHEKPEISKALEYVKKGFYWNSGIFIWKGKKIIEAFEQYAGEILQPIREGYKSASKLQKAFESIPELPIDIAIMEKAKDVAVVESSFVWDDVGSWLSLERIYQNDKDKTDDKQNILLLPKKAHHLMFDSHNNIVSVETPKFIAFLGMENVVIVETEKVLFVAKKDRLSDIKNLIKEIKQNPTLHPFIK
- the miaA gene encoding tRNA (adenosine(37)-N6)-dimethylallyltransferase MiaA is translated as MNRKIYVFLGPTGVGKTDLIFKFLNNKETKFEVISVDSRQVYQSLSIGTAAPSKEVLAKIPHHLVQILSPRKTFSAGEFVKKAHELIPQIWMRNRIPLLCGGTGFYFKALRTGMFLLDEDEEKKIEIRKYLSNYTPEEKRNLLQKIDPESFVSNSEIPREGKIHQNDDYRIQRSLELYFLTGMTLQQHYQKRKSQSHQNQWKFEGIIYFPDTSEWHQRLKQRAEKMVNEGFIKEALELFENFPEAPAINTPGYKEAYELYKKYSHEINEERFYPIIQELIYHAHKRYGKKQITWFRKENTLKHVNYEQAIEFLKYIELNS
- the hfq gene encoding RNA chaperone Hfq, whose amino-acid sequence is MSDKTEKNNIQDYVLNKAKEIGDELTFYLMNGVPLKGKVISFDNFTLVIESEGKKSLLYKHAISTIIIPSSISVE